Proteins found in one Phalacrocorax carbo chromosome 14, bPhaCar2.1, whole genome shotgun sequence genomic segment:
- the ROMO1 gene encoding reactive oxygen species modulator 1 codes for MAAAARRGAGRGGAGRLPTPSAASQRAPEAEAGAGGGGGRGADAGSEMPVTVGPYGQSQPSCFDRVKMGFMMGFAVGMAAGALFGTFSCLRIGMRGRELMGGVGKTMMQSGGTFGTFMAIGMGIRC; via the exons atggcggcggcggcgcggcgcggcgcggggcggggcggggcggggcggctgCCCACCCCTTCTGCCGCGTCACAGCGCGCGCCGGAAGCGGAGGccggagcgggcggcggcggagggcgCGGCGCCGACGCGGGGAGCGAG ATGCCTGTGACCGTGGGCCCGTATGGGCAAtcacagcccagctgctttGACAGAGTAAAGATGGGCTTCATGATGGGCTTTGCAGTGGGCATGGCAGCGGGGGCGCTGTTCGGCACGTTTTCCTGTCTCAG GATTGGCATGAGAGGACGAGAGCTGATGGGTGGAGTTGGCAAAACGATGATGCAAAGTGGTGGGACGTTTGGGACATTCATGGCTATTGGTATGGGAATCCGCTGCTAA